A window of Salmo trutta chromosome 5, fSalTru1.1, whole genome shotgun sequence contains these coding sequences:
- the tlx1 gene encoding T-cell leukemia homeobox protein 1 isoform X2, translated as MDHIGAHLQHIHAEPISFGIDQILNNVDQSCMLGGRMPEPDYGLGCVVSTAYNTMTSNFTGNNSGYNGNACGVVNLSGTYNMNMGMNVSGNNVNAAGVIRVPAHRPLNSGHSSIPCGMSTMPGSINNLTGFTFPWMESNRRYTKDRFTGHPYQNRTPPKKKKPRTSFTRLQICELEKRFHRQKYLASAERAALAKALKMTDAQVKTWFQNRRTKWRRQTAEEREAERQQANRILLQLQQEAFQKTINQPANPDPLCLHNSSLFALQNLQPWTENTARISSVSACE; from the exons ATGGATCATATTGGAGCGCATCTCCAGCACATTCACGCGGAGCCCATCAGCTTTGGGATCGACCAAATCCTTAACAATGTGGACCAAAGCTGTATGCTCGGCGGTCGGATGCCCGAGCCGGACTATGGCCTCGGCTGCGTCGTCAGCACTGCCTACAACACCATGACTAGTAACTTCACCGGCAACAACTCTGGATATAACGGCAACGCATGTGGGGTCGTCAATCTGAGCGGCACCTATAACATGAACATGGGGATGAACGTCAGTGGGAATAACGTTAACGCAGCTGGAGTCATCCGTGTGCCCGCGCACCGGCCTCTGAACAGTGGACACTCGTCCATCCCCTGCGGCATGTCCACGATGCCAGGCTCGATTAACAACCTGACGGGATTTACATTCCCCTGGATGGAGAGTAACAGAAGATACACCAAAGACCGGTTCACAG GTCACCCGTACCAGAACCGGACGCCCCCCAAGAAGAAAAAGCCCCGGACGTCTTTTACTCGCCTGCAGATCTGCGAGCTGGAGAAACGCTTTCACCGACAGAAGTACCTGGCTTCCGCAGAGCGAGCGGCTTTGGCCAAGGCCCTCAAAATGACTGACGCACAAGTCAAAACATGGTTCCAGAACAGAAGAACAAAATGGAG GCGGCAGACAGCtgaggagagagaagcagagcgACAGCAGGCCAACCGGATCCTCCTGCAACTCCAACAGGAGGCTTTTCAGAAAACGATCAACCAACCGGCAAACCCGGACCCGCTCTGCCTGCATAACAGCTCCCTGTTCGCGCTTCAGAACCTCCAGCCGTGGACTGAGAACACCGCCAGAATCAGCAGCGTGTCCGCCTGCGAATAA
- the tlx1 gene encoding T-cell leukemia homeobox protein 1 isoform X1, which translates to MDHIGAHLQHIHAEPISFGIDQILNNVDQSCMLGGRMPEPDYGLGCVVSTAYNTMTSNFTGNNSGYNGNACGVVNLSGTYNMNMGMNVSGNNVNAAGVIRVPAHRPLNSGHSSIPCGMSTMPGSINNLTGFTFPWMESNRRYTKDRFTVALSPLTVTRRVGHPYQNRTPPKKKKPRTSFTRLQICELEKRFHRQKYLASAERAALAKALKMTDAQVKTWFQNRRTKWRRQTAEEREAERQQANRILLQLQQEAFQKTINQPANPDPLCLHNSSLFALQNLQPWTENTARISSVSACE; encoded by the exons ATGGATCATATTGGAGCGCATCTCCAGCACATTCACGCGGAGCCCATCAGCTTTGGGATCGACCAAATCCTTAACAATGTGGACCAAAGCTGTATGCTCGGCGGTCGGATGCCCGAGCCGGACTATGGCCTCGGCTGCGTCGTCAGCACTGCCTACAACACCATGACTAGTAACTTCACCGGCAACAACTCTGGATATAACGGCAACGCATGTGGGGTCGTCAATCTGAGCGGCACCTATAACATGAACATGGGGATGAACGTCAGTGGGAATAACGTTAACGCAGCTGGAGTCATCCGTGTGCCCGCGCACCGGCCTCTGAACAGTGGACACTCGTCCATCCCCTGCGGCATGTCCACGATGCCAGGCTCGATTAACAACCTGACGGGATTTACATTCCCCTGGATGGAGAGTAACAGAAGATACACCAAAGACCGGTTCACAG TGGCGCTCTCACCCCTCACTGTAACACGTCGTGTAGGTCACCCGTACCAGAACCGGACGCCCCCCAAGAAGAAAAAGCCCCGGACGTCTTTTACTCGCCTGCAGATCTGCGAGCTGGAGAAACGCTTTCACCGACAGAAGTACCTGGCTTCCGCAGAGCGAGCGGCTTTGGCCAAGGCCCTCAAAATGACTGACGCACAAGTCAAAACATGGTTCCAGAACAGAAGAACAAAATGGAG GCGGCAGACAGCtgaggagagagaagcagagcgACAGCAGGCCAACCGGATCCTCCTGCAACTCCAACAGGAGGCTTTTCAGAAAACGATCAACCAACCGGCAAACCCGGACCCGCTCTGCCTGCATAACAGCTCCCTGTTCGCGCTTCAGAACCTCCAGCCGTGGACTGAGAACACCGCCAGAATCAGCAGCGTGTCCGCCTGCGAATAA